GCAATTATTTTGACAGCCAATGATTCTGTTTTGGGCCTTTGATATTTGTTGTCAGTTAGCCCACGAGCAAGGAGCCCAGAAAAGCTTTGGTCCAGCAGCTGATTGAAACAACCTAATAGCTATTCAACTCTTTATAGAGTTTGTTTCCAAGTAAAATCAGACCTTGCACTCCCATATTTATTTGGAATACTTGTGATCAGTCCAAATTGAGAGCAAACATTACTGCTGTTCAGTCTTTAAAAGAGTACACGAAGTCACAATTGGTACAGAGCCCTTGcaaacaaaaggagaaaacaaaaagaagaaaaagaaaaactgccGCAACATATCAAAGGGGTTTCAgactttttttctctttttcctttttctccagcAATACCAAGTTTCCCTTCCTCCTTTCCTTAgttacttttcttcttcttctttttccaactgtagatatgtatatatatatatttttatatttttcttcttattcacACTCCAAGCCGCCAAGCAATTGTTGTTTGTTGTTGCCATGTGCAACATGCCAAAGCTTTCCCAACAGAGTGGCCGACgccactttctttttttgtgtgacttttctcccttttttgaATATTGTTTGCTGTTGTTAAGATTTTATAGACGGATCCTTGAGCCATCACTAGCAACATCGATATTGTCCTTAATTTAAACACTTGTTTAGCATGTGTgggattttatacaaaaggcATCGATCTTGTTATAAGTGGAACCATTTATTATATGggactttctattttgttaagtttccgatgtgggactcgtgtattcttcaacactcctcctcacTTAGGACCACTTTTTAGTAGGCCACACGTGCAACCAATTCCACATTAgtcactttttttcttcttttattttattttattttatttattcataatttggggtttgtttgattttgatttaatttggggttttttgtttgatttgagtTTGTTTGATTGGGTTTAATTGGGCCTGGTCAACCCGTTCTGATACTATGTTAAGATTTCAGATGGACGGACCCTTGGCCCACCACTAGCAACAtcgatattgtccccaacttaaaCACTTGTTTAGCAAGTGTGGGGTTTTATACAAAAGGCCTCGATCTTATTAGGAGTGGaaccatttattatatgagactttctattttgttaagtttctGATGTGGGACTGATGTGGGACTTGTGTATTCTTCAACAGCTATACTTCCTTATTTTCAAATGGGTATGTAGCTATTTCATGGCTGTGCTCTTTTCCTTTGTACTGATAGTTTTCCACAAACACCAAACTAGGAATTGGCTATGCAACGGGACCTGCCCCTTCAAAACCcccatctttttttctttttttttgtttaagagATTCTCCGACACAGAAGAAATTagtgtgtttttgtttttcacagagagggagagagctgATCAGGGGTTACTCACCTATGAATTTTCATCCAgaaaattttagggtttctCACCCATATGGAATTTTACATCCAACTAATTTCGAGGTTACTCACCCATGGATTCTCATCCAAATAATTTCGAGGTTTCTCACTCATGGATTTGCATCCATATAGTTTCGGGGTTTCTCACCCTTAATTTCTCCTgcagtcttttttttttatatgtcatcccctccctttttttctttttctttttttctttttttttccttctaatgTAGCCTTTTTATAAGCCAACTAGATAAGACTCCCTTGATCATATAATACTTTTGAATTTCCAATCAATGCTTATCGGATTCAGCTTCCCCTTTAGGCATATTATCTCaccaatttgaaaaaataatagatATCCCGAACTTTTAGGAACACGGCTTGCAtttatcatttaatttttttatgataaatTTCTTTGGccgaatttttttgtttcaacaatttgggtgatatattttttttggggatgAAATAGGCGTTAAACCACAACAACCAACACCTAAACAATAGGAACTTGGGTGATATTTTTCACTTATTACATTTACATGATTTCTCTATACACTTGGGATATGATAATATCCAAATTGTTCctattcatttaattttttgtaacaaattaaaattgaggaagaaaaaaaaatctatcgTTCTCTCCTCTTCATTATAACATCCCAATGATTACACACCTCAACCTAAAATCCCTATTTTTTGAGAGACCTAAAATTCTTATTCTAATCAAGCATGAATGAAGACcttagaacaaaacaaaaaaaacatcaatGAAGGCCGATCAAATTTACTAATATTAATTGTGTGTGATATTTTGTGGATAAAATGGCATCCATCaatcaaattttataataagCCCGTTCATGtctcttattttattaatattatacttCAAAGTGTAAATACAATGGTTGGTATTGTGAGACCCGAAGATACCGGGTCATGCATTGCTACTGTTAAATTTGTAGGACAATAAGCCTCCAATAGTCAAATTTACCGTACCAAGTGGCGGACCCAGCAAATGTGAAAGTGTGGAAAAAATGCTACACTTGTTACACGTTTCAACATTAGAAGGGGATGTCATGAGAATCACGCACACTCACATACACAGTAGATGGCAGACTAAGAAGAAACAAGTTAGAACAGTTTTACACTCTTTCTTTATTAAAGCCAGCAACTTTTGCTTGCTGTTGACACCGTGTAAATGATGATCTGTCATCATAACTATGAGAGAGAGGCCTAATAGTcaaatgcatgcatgcatgctttGTTCAAAAACCAAGTTTCGTGCAGCTCACATGTACGTACTTGTTGCTCACgaccaaggtctaaaatatcgatgttatcgaaaatatcggtagtccaaaaatatagaaatttcgatggaaatatcgggatattatcgatatcgataaaaattgaataaaaaccacggaaattgtaagaaaaacttgaaaatttttattgaaactttggagaatgtttatttagtcaattatctatgagtttatcataaaaaattagaaggaaatgcattgcatgatggatttaactaatttaagttgattatacagtAAGCGACCAAACACtatgagtgtaaaaaatatgtaataatgaatgaaaaaagattaaatacaccgtaatcatttatatataatgatttactataatattttacactttatacattgcatggtaagatacatgagtgacttagtatcacatagagttcctacaaggttcaaatttttcactatcttcatcatctctatgtgtagagtaagtgtattgtgaagagtagtcatcaaatgataaattcccaaaatagttttgcatgtaattgttaacatactgcccatataaatataaatattggaggagtaaaataggaggggttcatatcccctttgtgcttttttctcccatttttcccatttttcccttttttttttaaaactttttttttcctttcacatcgatattttcgatattttagcgatattacaccgatattttgacaaaatattgctgaaatgtgagcgaaattatcgacatcgatattttccgatattatcgtcgatattgtcgatatttatacgatatgtacatGGATATGTTCCGAAATATCCATGATTCAAAAAAACCGAAATATCCTCAATATTtcctcgatattatcgatatttcagaCTATGCTCACGACGACCATAAACGCTATATATGTATGTAGTCCTTCTCCGGCTCCTTAGCGAATTCATTGAGCAAGCATTGCATTTCACTTTTCTGAGTTAAATTTGTTGTCTCGTTATTATTCTCGTTGCTGCTGGTACGTACGTAGTCAGTTTTTCAGCATGGAAACCTGGTTCCTTATCCTCCTCGCCACCCTCACCCTCTGCATCTCTTTGCTCCTCCTCACCCTACGCTTCACGTTCAtcccctcctcctccatttCCAAGGGAAAACCCACCAACCAACCCAAACTCCCTCCTGGCCCCCACCCCATCCCTCTTATCGGCAGCTTCTTATGGCTCCAAAAATCCATCCCCGATTTCGAGCCCATCCTCCGAAACCTACTTGCCAAACATGGGCCCATAGTCACTCTCCGCTTCGCTTCTCTCCCCGCTATCTTCGTCGCCGACCGCTCCCTTGCCCACCAGGCCCTCATCCAAAACGGCGCCATTTTCGCTGACCGTCCACAGGCCTTACCCACCCAGAGGATCACCAGCAGCAACCAACTCACCATCAGCTCCAGCGTCTACGGCCCCACCTGGCGCCTCCTCCGCCGCAACCTCACTTCCGAGATCCTCAACCCTTCCCGCCTTAAATCCTACTGTGGGTCCCGTAAATGGGTTCTCGACATTCTCATCCACCGCATCGGATCCGAGTCTCAATCTCAGACTCAGTCCAAAGGCATCGGAGTCGTCGACCATTTTCAGTACGCCATGTTTTGCTTGCTGGTTTTGATGTGCTTCGGGGATAAGTTGAATGAAAACCAGATCAAACAAGTTGAGTACGTTCAGCGTCGCTtgcttttgagtttttggaGATTCAACTTCCTCAACTTTTGTCCCAAGTTGACAAAAATTCTGTTCAAAACCCGCTGGAGTGAGCTATTTCAGCTCCGCAAGGAACAAGAAGGCGTGCTCATCCCTCTGATTCGAGCACGACAAAACAAGGCCAAAACTGAAAGGCTGAGCAGAAAAGGCGACCACAAAGATGACGAAGACGACTTTGTGTTGGCATATGTTGACACGTTACTGGAGGTGCAGCTTCCTGACGGGAAGGGAAAGAGGAAGCTCTCCGAAGACGAAATAGTGAGTCTCTGTTCGGAGTTTCTCAGCGCGGGTACTGATACTAGTTCCACTGCGTTGCAGTGGATCATGGCCAACATAGTCAAGTACCCACAAGTTCAAGACAAGCTCTTTGCAGAGATCAAAGGGGTTGTGGCAGAAACAGAGGAGGAGGTGAAAGAGGAGGTGCTGCACAAGTTGCCATATCTGAAAGCTGTGATCTTGGAGGGACTGAGACGCCATCCGCCGGGGCACTTTGTGCTGCCGCACGCCGTGACCCAGGACGTGGTTTTAGGAGGGCATTTGGTGCCCAAGAATGGCATTGTGAATTTCATGGTGGCTGATTTGGGGTGGGACCCAGAGGTGTGGGAGGACCCCATGGCATTCAAGCCGGAGAGGTTCTTGAGTGGTGGTGGTAAATGTGGAGGAGTAGAAGAAGGGTTCGATTTAACAGGGAGCAGAGAGATTAAGATGATGCCGTTTGGGGTGGGGAGGAGAATTTGCCCTGCCTCTGGTTTGGCAATGCTTCATCTCCAGTATTTCGTGGCGAATTTGGTTTGGAAATTTGAGTGGAGAGCCGTGGATGGAGATGACGTTGACCTTTCAGAGAAGCCATTGTTCACTGTGGTCATGAAGAATCCATTGCAGGCCCACTTGTCCTCAATAGTGAAGTGAGAGAGGGTTTATAGTTGTTGGTGTTATTAAACACTTATTATATTAGACTGGAATAAAATATATGGGTTGACTTATGTGATTTTGTCCGCAGAGCAAAATGAATATGGTAAAATATTCTAGAAAAAGTGACAAGTGAATAGCTAAAGTATGGCTGTGGAAGAAATCTTTAGAGCATGACTACAAACATGTGGCTGGGAGAAAGTGCCCAAGTCAGTGGACCAAGGCTAAGTCGGCAAACAATCATCTATAAATTGGCATGCAACCTATAATGAAGGGTGGAGTCAACAAAAAAGACCAACCCAACCTATGTGGGAGCTGCAAGCTACCCGACCCAAACTAAGTCATGCATGTGGGGGAGTAAACAAGCCAACTCCGAACCTAGATGGGAGCAAACAAGCTACCCAAATTAAAGTATGTTGATGGACAAATAGCCTAAACTAATCTAAATTAAGTGTAATGATTAATAAGTCAATAAGCTATGAAGAAGGCCAATTAGCctatatttttgtattatttttctccagTGTAATAAAATTACTTTATTCAACTATTGTCGTAGTGTCCTAAACCCCTTCACACACAAACCAACAACGTTATAGGAGTAACACACATCACACCTACTAAATTCTAATAGTAGTATCAGAGCTGGTTAGATCGCATTGGACGTTAGAGCTGGTTTGATTGCTTTGGGCTTAAGGGCTGACTCTAGTCTCTATCAGAGCCGTGTTCGATCAACTCCGGGCGCATGAGCCAATTCTAAGGAAGCAAGGTACATGCTATCAATACTTAATTTAAGGTTTCAAGAAATCTAGAGAAGGGGAAGGAGATCTAGAGAAAGTTATAGAGGAGGAGATagtgaaaataaaagaggTGGGCATGAGAGGAAAAACTTTCCTCCATGTAGGGTGTGCAAAAAGTTAAGGCacctagaaaaagaaaaaaagaaaaaaaaagcctgaatgttgaaactaaaaaaaattgggcgttgagaagaaaaaaatattgccAGCAAAGAACTATCAAGCTAACTACGAACGACAAAAAGTGCCACACAAGCACGGAACTGCAACATCAACTAGATGTTGATTAATACCATCTTCATGAGGTGAGGAGTGTTGAAAAACTAATGCTCATTTGTTCTATAAATTCTAGAAAAGTTAAGAGTTCACAATAAAGAAGTTGCATGGCGGCAAAGCAAAATGAATGGCTAAAGTATAGTTGTGGAAGAAATCTCTAGAGCATGCATGACTACAAACATGTGGTTGGGAGAAAGTGCCCAATTCGCTGGACCAAGGCTGAGTCGGCAAACAATCATCTAATCTAATAGGCGTGCAACCTACAATGAAAGGTGGAGTCAACAAAAAAGAACTGCCAAACTAGATGTGGAGTGAAGGTGGACCAAGGCTTATTAGGGTATAAAGAAGGCCAATTAGCCTACATCTATTGTCGTAAAGCATTCTTATGTTTTCacttgttttatatatatatatataaaagatttAACTATATTGCCAATTATCTTCTTTTAAAAGAGACTCTCCTGTTTGCTTACATGAATTGCacgaatttaaaaaaacacagcCCCGTTCATCAAAATGTCCATTATGAAGATCTTCTTCCTATTCCAGTATAGAAAGCCAACCGTGGAGGAACTCTTGCACGTATAGCCATGCGTCtatagtatttaaatattcgaatttATTACGTTTATAGAATataacaaaaggaaaatgctaacaaccttctcttttggaccttctcaTTTTTTTGCTTGACATATGTCATTCTCTTTGcatttaaaacaatgtcattaatatattatacaagtacacttttgctttccaagtttacccttattaaatttattaaatttatccaaaaaaaattcacaactttcttactatcttactttttttttaaaaaacagaaaatgtctgcttttttttcaaaaaagaggaaatgtctgcttttttttaaatacaaagtccttcttttttttttttaatctaaaccctttgtgttaaaaaaaaaattttaaattaaagggGACATTTCCTCTTAAaagcatatattttctttttgaaaaaataatttacgttagaaaaaaattaaaaagatggtaagaaagtcgtgaatttttttgggataaattgtatacatttaataaggataaacttggaaaacaaaagttaacttgtataatatattaatagcATTGTTTTAAGTGCAAGGAGAATAACACATGTTAAGcaaaaaaaggagaaggttagagagaagatTGCTAGCATTCCTCATAACAAAAAGGATCAATATTACCCATGCTATAAATCTTTGTGTAAAACCCAATTTTAAACTTAAATGACCAGTAAGATTGATGGGTATATGTCtaggaaataaaaattgtagGGACCTATATTGGGCAAACCCTAAATTTGCCTATATTGgacaaaccctaaattttattaagaaacCACAAAAGgcacaacaatacaacaaaaagtaaaatccAACCAAGCTCAGCAACAAggatataatttttaaatggaAAATGTTGGGAACACTGACTTATatcatgatttgatttttctttggcCTACAAATCAATTCTTTTATGTGGAAAATTCTTTTGACTTTGTCACTCAAATTGTACAAATATGGTTGTGTGGCTTTTAAAAGGCAACGTGACGTGTGGGATGGGCTGCCAATTTTGAAACTTATtagcttctttgagaagccggTGTAGCATTTATGCATGCGAGGAACACTCAGCGGATTGATCCATCAGAGAAGACAAAATAATGGTGTCATTCGGACAGACTTGGGCAATTGATCCAGCAACAAGTCTTTCAGTCATCTGCCAAGTTGGTCCTTTCAGCCTCATTTGTTATGGAAGATTGTCTTGGCATGAACTATTCTCAGAAATTATCTTAGCTTGAATTGGCTTAAGTTGAATACTATTAACCAATGTTTGGTGATGCTTGGATTGAGACTAAAttcaaattgattaaaatatcaataaatagGATAATATATTTCAACTTCTGTTCTTCTGTACAAACGTGGGTTACAAATATTCcaaagttttatttaataaggtttattttttaggtttgaACAGGTTTTAAATTTGAGGGCATTTGTGTCTATTTAAGTGAGTTTTTTgctatatttgaaatattttacaaaaactgacatttttgaaattaagGATAAagttttggctatttttgataaatggGTAATTTAGTTAAACAGGACAACATAAGAGCATCAACAGTGGGGGGTGTAAATTCGGGGGTGTAAAGCCACTTTTACATCCCCTTTACACCTCCATGGGGTGTAAATATGTTTTTTGCTCCAGTTGGGGGGGGGGGTAAATTCAGGAGTGTAGCTGTGGGTCCCAGCCTTTTATGttgacttttcttcatttttcttctcttttctcgGGTGGGTCCCGTCTGCAAAAGGATGTAAAAACAGATGTAAatatacattttattttatatccCCATGGTGGTGATGTATATTTACATCCATTTACATCTCCCCATTGGAGACGATTCCGGTGACTCGGggtgtatatttaacatacaccCCCcactgtggatgctctaagaacgaaaaagaaaaattagatgaAGCTCTTTGATTGATTTGCACGCTTATTTTCTCCATGAGGAAGTGAGATaccaaacccaattttctgtttcttgttttctcctacatataaatttcattttttacgCTCAAAATTGTCCATGAAATTCCGAAAATGGcaggaaaatgaaagaaattgaaagttCCGATCCGTAAACAAACTCGCTGTTTAATTGACCATTTATATGGTTCCAgatgttcattttcttctgttttctaGAAtattctcagcaaccaaacgaAGCGTAAGCAAGGTGATCCATATATTTTCTTGGGCACCTTCTGTGTTTTTGAAGATTAGGTTCGTTAGGGTTTTAATGCGCTATTGATCTGTGGCTCTATTGGatagttttattattatgcatCTTTGATTAGTATATTATGGCCCATCTTTGAGCTTTGGATTTATTTCGGAGAAATGGAATTGaaatttcctttcctttttctttttttctttcttaggTTCTTAGGTTATTATGTAAATATAATTCATTGTCGTTAATAAGGGGTTGAGGACCTATAATACAattgttttgggtttattCTGCTTAATGTTGAGAATTTAATaagtttttcaatttgtttcagagaattcaattcaattgagCAGTTGCTTGTGCTGCTTTTGTGGAGATCAGCTGTTTagcaaaaaatttatgaacttTATCACAATTTTAGGCTTAGTCATCCATCTTACTACCACAATGCCTGCACCAATTTCCATTAGCGTAATTATCGTAAGTTTAAACCAATTTCTTAAATCAGATACAAGTATGTATTATCATGCAATTGTCCCTTATTAGCTAAAGAGTGAGCAATCATATTGGCATCTCTGTCAATATGATGAACATAAAGTTGATCAAATTGCTAGAATAAGGGCTAAATGCATGTCAAGTAATACTTAAAGAGCAATACTAGGCATACCACATCTCTAATAAAGGTGAAACCTATTAATATAATGAGGTctacttttattaaaaatgtGGTACACAAtgtgatatataaatataatatcacCCGCATTTTTGGATACCTAAATATAGTGGTATACAAAGAAGAAGGCATTATATGAGGATTATTTTCAATAGTACGTACTCTCATTTTCATCATTACCTCGCTTCTCCTCTCGTCTATTTCCCATAATGGACATTatcaattttgtttaaaaatacATGAAAAGATATTCAAACTTTGGATGCAAGTGCCAAAGTTTAAGCGTGTTAACTAAAATTCAATACATCCATTTGACTACGAATTACGAATTACTCTCTTATCACATTTgtatattgtatttttatacTATCTTATATGAGAGCTGAGATAAACAACCAcatcaatttaaattatttaatattttcttttttttaatgatttattcaagtatttttttttctaattgtcttaattaaaatatacttcatttgatttaattgatgtagTATATAATATGGACATGTTATATCATATGGTATAGAAATATgggataaaaatatgataaatgTAACATTACTTTTATCCAATCTTATAGTATGCACCACACGTTGTAGATAGTTCCATAGAAATCAAGTCAACATCAATATGCGTCAGCAATTACATCacttaatatattttaataaatttaaattttattcataaaaaaaatttcgcttttgaaaaaaagccaaaacttttttaaaaaaaaataaaaaaacctctcaaTTCATGCAAAGTCTCCCTAACATTTTCATGCTCTCAACGCTTCTTTATGTAGTCCTTACCTTTATTGTTAagctttcatttcatttcatttgtgTTTTGTCTCATTACTCGCTAGTCAGTTTCTCACCATGGAAATCTGGTTCCTTATCCTCGCCGCACTCTGCATCTCTTTTCTCCTCAAACCCCTTCTCAGTCTCTTCATCCCCTCCATTTCCAAACCCACCGATCAACCCAAACTCCCTCCTGGGCCCACCCCCATCCCGGTCATCGGCCGGTTGTTATGGCTCCGAAGATCCTTCTCCGAAATCGAGCCCATCCTCCGAAACCTCAGGGCCCAATACGGGCCCATCATCACTCTCCGCATCGGCTCCCGCCCCGCCGTCTTCATCGCCAGCCGCTCCCTCGCCCACCAGGCCCTCATCCAGAACGGCGCTGTCTTCGCCGACCGCCCGCCCGCTTTACCCACCAACAAGATCGTCAGCAGCAACCAACACAACATCAGCTCCGCCGTCTACGGCCCCACGTGGCGCCTTCTCCGCCGCAACCTCACCTCCGAGATCCTCCACCCTTCCCGCGTCAAATCATACGGCGAGGCCCGTAAATGGGTTCTGGATATTCTCATCAACCGTCTCGGATCCGAGTCTCAATCGCAGTCCAAAGGCGTCAGAGTGGTCGACCATTTTCAGTACACCATGTTTTGCTTGCTGGTTTTGATGTGCTTTGGGGACAAGTTGAACGAAGAGCAGATCAAAGAAATCGAGGGCGTTCAGCGCCGCTTGCTATTGAGCTTTGGGCGATTCAACATCCTCAACTTTTGGCCCAAATTGACAAAAATTCTGTTGAAAAATCGCTGGAACGCGCTATTTCAGCTCCGTAAGGAACAAGAAGACGTGCTCATTCCTCTGATTCGAGCACGACAGAAAGCGAATAATGAAAGGCTGAGTAGGAAGGACGACGACAAAGATGATGACTTTGTGTTGGCGTACGTTGATACGTTGTGGGATCTCCAGATTTCTGATGAGAAGGAAAAGAGGAAGCTCTCTGAAGGTGAAATAGTGAGTCTCTGTTCGGAGTTTCTCAACGCGGGTACTGATACTACTTCGACTGCGTTGCAGTGGATCATGGCCAACATAGTCAAGTTCCCACAAGTCCAAGACAAGCTCTTTGCAGAGATTAAAGGGGTGGTGGCAGAAACAGAGGAAGAGGTGAAAGAGGAGGTCTTGCACAAGTTGCCGTATCTGAAAGCTGTAATCTTGGAGGGTTTGAGGCGTCACCCGCCGGGGCACTTTGTGCTGCCACACGCCGTGACCCAGGACGtc
The Prunus dulcis chromosome 2, ALMONDv2, whole genome shotgun sequence DNA segment above includes these coding regions:
- the LOC117618444 gene encoding cytochrome P450 89A2-like, with the translated sequence METWFLILLATLTLCISLLLLTLRFTFIPSSSISKGKPTNQPKLPPGPHPIPLIGSFLWLQKSIPDFEPILRNLLAKHGPIVTLRFASLPAIFVADRSLAHQALIQNGAIFADRPQALPTQRITSSNQLTISSSVYGPTWRLLRRNLTSEILNPSRLKSYCGSRKWVLDILIHRIGSESQSQTQSKGIGVVDHFQYAMFCLLVLMCFGDKLNENQIKQVEYVQRRLLLSFWRFNFLNFCPKLTKILFKTRWSELFQLRKEQEGVLIPLIRARQNKAKTERLSRKGDHKDDEDDFVLAYVDTLLEVQLPDGKGKRKLSEDEIVSLCSEFLSAGTDTSSTALQWIMANIVKYPQVQDKLFAEIKGVVAETEEEVKEEVLHKLPYLKAVILEGLRRHPPGHFVLPHAVTQDVVLGGHLVPKNGIVNFMVADLGWDPEVWEDPMAFKPERFLSGGGKCGGVEEGFDLTGSREIKMMPFGVGRRICPASGLAMLHLQYFVANLVWKFEWRAVDGDDVDLSEKPLFTVVMKNPLQAHLSSIVK
- the LOC117619287 gene encoding cytochrome P450 89A2-like, with amino-acid sequence MEIWFLILAALCISFLLKPLLSLFIPSISKPTDQPKLPPGPTPIPVIGRLLWLRRSFSEIEPILRNLRAQYGPIITLRIGSRPAVFIASRSLAHQALIQNGAVFADRPPALPTNKIVSSNQHNISSAVYGPTWRLLRRNLTSEILHPSRVKSYGEARKWVLDILINRLGSESQSQSKGVRVVDHFQYTMFCLLVLMCFGDKLNEEQIKEIEGVQRRLLLSFGRFNILNFWPKLTKILLKNRWNALFQLRKEQEDVLIPLIRARQKANNERLSRKDDDKDDDFVLAYVDTLWDLQISDEKEKRKLSEGEIVSLCSEFLNAGTDTTSTALQWIMANIVKFPQVQDKLFAEIKGVVAETEEEVKEEVLHKLPYLKAVILEGLRRHPPGHFVLPHAVTQDVVLDGHVVPKNGSVNFMVADMGLDPEVWEDPMAFKPERFLSGGECGGAEGFDLTGSREIKMMPFGVGRRICPGSGLAVLHLEYFVANLVWKFEWRAVEGDDVDLSEKQEFTMVMKNPLQAHLSPRVK